The following are from one region of the Deltaproteobacteria bacterium genome:
- a CDS encoding hsp70 family protein, whose amino-acid sequence MEHDDLPSVEAASRYLIGIDLGTTNCAVAYVDTTRSRAVQHFPVTQLVNEAVAAPLPMLPSFLYLPGPRDLPAGSLVLPWDHERDYAVGQFARVQGARIPGRLVSSAKSWLSHAGVERNAAILPWGGPPEVSKLSPVAASARYLQHIREAWNQRMGKQFALETQQVILTVPASFDEVARELTVQAAEQAGLTRVTLLEEPQAAFYAWLAKHTDSWQGQLRAGNTILVCDIGGGTTDFSLIAVTEGKTQLQLERVTVGDHLLLGGDNMDIALARQVEARMAKGGRLDAQRWSTLTHLCRVAKEDLFADPNRQSVPITLAGRGSAVVGGTLSDALNRDELERTIVEGFFPVVNVDNFPRRSARVGLQEFGLPYATEAEIPRHLAFFLHQHAQTTGRPDAILFNGGALTPHVIRERIVDIVSRWFAAANENWRPTVLTSTSLDLAVAYGAAYYGLVRRGQGVRIGGGSARAYYIGVDMQTQTAAEPHDAVKALCLVRHGMEEGEEVHLSEPEFEVVANQPVSFPLYASSTRMSDQPGQLLTLSAEEVSTLPAIRTVLRFGKKAGMVKIPVQVSARFTEIGTLELWCEAQQTNHRWRLQFQLRGEGTVAPVPTTGTVSEEHVIDEALQAEAMQLIRAVLTAGTSASTEGVTVQNLTRKLEQVLGTNKDRWPLSAIRRLWDVLWECEKARARSPEYEARWLNLIGFCLRPGFGHTTDEWRLQQLWKLYPHGPVHNNAIQCRAEWWSLWKRVASGLSRQQQQVLYNDIAPWLLPKLKNRIKAGRSKVGPQELREMWQVVASCERLLPDAKADLGEELFRTIEKGKASEPEVWAFARIGARALIHGPANCVVRREVAERWVGQILRSEWRNPEALGFAVVQLTRCTGDRNRDLDEEIRQQVASKLASLPSGERWAKQVLEVVPLETKEQAQILDESLPVGLRIRNEETEGGADARR is encoded by the coding sequence ATGGAACACGATGATTTGCCTTCTGTTGAAGCCGCTTCTCGCTATCTGATCGGTATCGATCTTGGTACGACTAACTGTGCGGTGGCCTATGTTGATACGACGCGATCCCGTGCTGTACAGCATTTCCCCGTCACACAATTAGTGAATGAGGCAGTTGCGGCACCACTGCCGATGTTGCCGTCGTTTCTCTACCTCCCTGGACCACGCGACTTGCCAGCAGGAAGTCTGGTCTTGCCGTGGGATCACGAGCGAGATTACGCCGTCGGTCAGTTTGCCAGAGTGCAAGGTGCGCGTATTCCTGGACGTTTAGTGTCCTCGGCAAAATCGTGGTTATCTCACGCCGGAGTCGAACGCAACGCGGCGATTCTTCCGTGGGGTGGACCACCGGAAGTCAGTAAACTCTCTCCTGTCGCAGCTTCTGCTCGCTATCTGCAGCATATCCGTGAAGCGTGGAATCAGCGCATGGGCAAACAGTTTGCCCTGGAGACCCAGCAAGTCATTTTGACAGTTCCAGCGTCATTTGACGAAGTGGCCCGCGAACTCACAGTGCAGGCTGCTGAGCAAGCCGGGTTGACACGTGTCACGCTGCTAGAAGAACCACAGGCTGCCTTCTATGCCTGGCTAGCGAAGCACACCGATTCCTGGCAAGGGCAACTACGGGCAGGGAATACGATCCTCGTTTGCGACATCGGTGGCGGAACCACCGATTTTAGTTTGATTGCGGTCACCGAAGGGAAAACCCAATTGCAGCTTGAACGTGTGACCGTTGGTGATCACTTACTTCTCGGTGGCGACAACATGGACATTGCTTTGGCGCGCCAGGTCGAGGCTCGGATGGCGAAGGGTGGCCGCCTCGATGCTCAACGCTGGAGCACGCTCACGCATCTCTGTCGCGTGGCGAAAGAAGATTTATTTGCTGACCCGAATCGTCAGAGTGTACCTATCACCCTCGCTGGACGTGGTAGCGCTGTGGTTGGCGGCACTCTTAGTGACGCACTCAATCGTGATGAGCTTGAACGTACGATCGTTGAGGGGTTTTTCCCAGTGGTTAACGTCGATAATTTCCCGCGACGGAGTGCACGTGTGGGACTGCAAGAGTTTGGTCTTCCGTATGCGACCGAAGCGGAAATTCCACGCCATCTGGCCTTCTTTCTTCATCAACATGCCCAAACAACAGGCCGACCAGACGCAATTTTGTTCAATGGTGGGGCGCTGACACCGCATGTCATTCGTGAACGCATTGTTGATATCGTCTCGCGGTGGTTCGCTGCGGCGAACGAAAACTGGCGACCGACGGTGCTGACGAGTACAAGCCTTGATCTCGCGGTTGCGTACGGCGCTGCGTATTATGGCTTGGTGCGGCGTGGGCAAGGGGTACGCATAGGTGGTGGTAGTGCACGTGCCTACTATATCGGTGTGGATATGCAGACACAGACCGCAGCCGAACCGCACGATGCTGTGAAAGCCCTCTGCCTGGTGCGCCACGGCATGGAAGAGGGCGAGGAAGTGCACCTCAGTGAGCCAGAATTTGAAGTTGTCGCCAACCAACCTGTGAGTTTTCCGCTGTATGCATCGAGTACGCGAATGTCTGATCAACCGGGGCAGCTACTGACACTTTCCGCCGAAGAGGTTTCTACGCTGCCGGCAATTCGGACTGTACTCCGTTTCGGTAAGAAGGCTGGCATGGTGAAAATCCCTGTACAGGTATCTGCTCGGTTTACCGAGATTGGTACCTTGGAATTGTGGTGTGAGGCGCAACAAACTAATCACCGGTGGCGACTCCAGTTTCAATTACGTGGTGAAGGAACTGTCGCTCCGGTGCCGACGACAGGAACTGTCAGTGAAGAGCATGTGATCGATGAGGCGCTTCAGGCAGAGGCCATGCAACTCATTCGAGCGGTGCTTACTGCTGGCACGAGCGCTAGTACTGAAGGCGTCACGGTTCAGAACCTCACGCGGAAACTTGAGCAGGTCTTGGGGACCAATAAAGATCGCTGGCCACTGAGTGCGATCCGCCGCTTGTGGGACGTCTTGTGGGAGTGTGAAAAAGCGCGCGCGCGGAGCCCAGAGTATGAGGCCCGATGGCTGAATCTGATTGGCTTCTGTTTGCGTCCTGGTTTTGGCCATACAACTGATGAGTGGCGTTTGCAACAACTGTGGAAGCTCTATCCACATGGACCGGTACACAACAATGCCATTCAGTGCCGGGCAGAATGGTGGAGTTTGTGGAAGCGAGTCGCGAGTGGCCTCAGTCGTCAACAACAACAGGTGCTCTATAACGATATCGCACCGTGGTTGCTCCCCAAGTTGAAGAATCGGATCAAGGCTGGTCGCTCAAAGGTGGGACCACAGGAACTGCGCGAGATGTGGCAAGTCGTAGCCAGTTGTGAGCGATTACTGCCAGATGCCAAAGCTGACTTGGGCGAAGAACTCTTTCGTACCATCGAAAAAGGAAAAGCCTCAGAGCCAGAAGTGTGGGCGTTCGCCCGGATTGGGGCTCGGGCACTGATTCATGGACCGGCGAACTGTGTGGTGCGACGTGAAGTGGCCGAGCGCTGGGTTGGGCAAATCTTGCGTAGTGAGTGGCGAAATCCTGAAGCGCTCGGTTTTGCTGTGGTACAACTGACGCGCTGTACAGGAGACCGGAACCGCGACCTCGATGAAGAGATACGACAACAAGTCGCGAGTAAACTTGCGTCGCTCCCGTCAGGGGAACGCTGGGCCAAACAAGTGCTTGAGGTTGTGCCGCTTGAAACGAAGGAGCAGGCGCAGATTCTTGATGAATCACTGCCTGTGGGGTTACGGATACGGAACGAAGAGACCGAGGGAGGTGCTGACGCGCGACGATAG